The following proteins are co-located in the Castanea sativa cultivar Marrone di Chiusa Pesio chromosome 8, ASM4071231v1 genome:
- the LOC142606933 gene encoding F-box protein At2g27310: protein MESGTATITITTVDHDHGGGTAISDVHQDIIKTHILTRLDGATLASASCASSHLHALSAEEQLWRVICSSTWPSIDDPRVRHVISSFPGGYRSFFSDSFPFLHHRSPPKHHHHRRHHDRPFLAEVISAVDVHYKESLIFSKVQENETKSDWFLCSPFRFDLLGQKESVQTPIRHVGEHQAWLDHLEENLKLSWILIDPTRNRAVNVSSRSPVSVQRHWLTGDVQLRYATFVSGGEDSSELVQCAVVVTCEGKVGGEMHVREVSMQVEDLEGKHLNGKESLVILQGAMESGKRKKERKGGEGKERFEEFLKMKRERKERKQRRERALDMACIAAGLTIFVAFWSFLLFR from the coding sequence ATGGAATCTGGCACAGCCACAATCACAATCACGACCGTCGATCACGATCACGGCGGTGGCACTGCAATCTCAGACGTCCATCAGGACATCATCAAGACCCACATCCTCACCAGGCTCGACGGCGCCACCCTCGCCTCCGCCTCCTGCGCCTCCTCCCACTTGCACGCTCTCTCCGCCGAAGAACAGCTCTGGCGGGTAATCTGCTCCTCCACGTGGCCTTCCATCGACGACCCACGTGTCCGCCACGTCATCTCCTCGTTCCCTGGTGGTTACCGCTCTTTTTTCTCCGACTCATTCCCATTCCTCCACCACCGCTCTCCGCCGAAGCACCATCACCACCGTCGTCATCATGACCGTCCGTTTCTCGCAGAGGTAATCTCAGCCGTTGATGTTCACTACAAGGAGAGTCTCATTTTCTCGAAAGTCCAAGAGAACGAGACCAAGTCCGATTGGTTCCTCTGCTCGCCGTTTCGGTTCGACTTGCTTGGACAGAAAGAGTCGGTTCAGACACCGATACGACACGTCGGAGAGCACCAAGCCTGGCTGGACCACCTCGAGGAGAACCTCAAGCTAAGCTGGATCCTGATCGACCCGACCCGAAACAGAGCAGTGAACGTCTCGAGCCGGAGCCCCGTCTCGGTCCAGCGACACTGGCTGACCGGAGACGTCCAGCTCCGATACGCCACCTTCGTATCCGGCGGCGAAGACTCGTCGGAGCTAGTCCAGTGCGCGGTGGTGGTCACGTGCGAGGGAAAGGTGGGAGGGGAGATGCACGTGCGGGAAGTGAGCATGCAAGTGGAAGACTTGGAGGGGAAGCATTTGAACGGGAAGGAGAGTTTGGTAATTTTGCAAGGGGCGATGGAAAGTgggaagaggaagaaggagagGAAAGGGGGGGAAGGGAAAGAGAGGTTCGAAGAGTTTctgaaaatgaagagagagagaaaggaaagaaagcagaggagagagagagcgtTGGACATGGCTTGCATTGCCGCTGGACTCACTATTTTCGTGGCTTTCTGGTCGTTTCTTTTGTTCAGATAG
- the LOC142607755 gene encoding photosystem I subunit O, with the protein MAATVSTVIGLGSSSLSSPSRVSAPKPTSLTSGFLKSTVTVRNPLKQARASGGKYTCFDRDWLRRDFNVIGFGLIGWLAPSSIPVINGKSLTGLFFDSIGAELAHFPTPPALTSQFWLWLITWHFGLFVCLTFGQIGFKGRTEDYF; encoded by the exons ATGGCTGCAACCGTATCAACCGTCATAGGCTTGGGTAGCTCCTCATTATCATCACCTTCTCGGGTCTCTGCACCTAAGCCAACATCCCTCACTTCAG GCTTTTTGAAGTCTACTGTGACGGTGAGAAACCCTCTGAAGCAGGCACGTGCTTCGGGAGGAAAGTATACATG TTTCGACAGAGATTGGCTGCGCAGGGATTTTAATGTGATTGGATTTGGGTTAATAGGGTGGTTAGCACCATCCAGCATACCTGTAATCAATGGCAAGAGTTTGACTGGCCTCTTCTTCGACAGCATAGGAGCTGAGCTCGCTCACTTCCCCACTCCTCCTGCTCTCACTTCTCAGTTTTG GTTGTGGTTGATTACATGGCACTTTGGTCTGTTCGTCTGCCTTACTTTTGGGCAAATTGGGTTCAAGGGAAGGACCGAAGACTACTTTTAA